A region of the Anolis sagrei isolate rAnoSag1 chromosome 4, rAnoSag1.mat, whole genome shotgun sequence genome:
gatataaataaagtagtagtagtagtagtagtagtagttattattattattattattattattattattattatgatgaatgTATTTCTATATAAATGTAATACTCGTTTGTGGGATGCAcacaattcaaaaaccactggacaaaatgacactaaatttggccacaggacacctactaacccaagaagtgaccatcactaaaaaaaaaatcaccaaaaacagtgaaaaaaactaaaaaaggtAGAAAATGACACAGCATATGTATGCAAACAAATACCATAGCCCCACCTCCTCCTGCATGAGGACCCAGCAAGTGTGAGAGGCACTGCTGACCATCCTCCCTCTTCTGGTCAGACCAGGACCTGGGAACGGATGGCACAATGGTAGGTCTGGCTAGGGGGGAGCTgccagggatggaaagaaagagggagggaaggaaggagagaaggaaagaaggcgaaaaagagggagagaagcaaagaaggaaagagagaaggaaggatggaagcaaaggaaggaaaggaaggaaggaaagaaagaggtagagaaggaagaaaggagagaaagaaaaatgcgaaagaaaaagggatgggaaggaaggaaagaggtagagaatgaaggaaggagataaagaaagaaaaaaaagggaaggaatgaaagagggagggagagaaagagggagggaaggttggccacagcaacgcatggtgggtacagctagtatttatttatttatttatttcgcacatttttaccccgcccttctcaacccccaaggggggactcagggtggagtatCCTTATAAATTGTTCTAGTCATTTCTATTATATTGCCTATAGGCTCCTGCTATTTTGTGTCCCCTGTATTTCTCACAGTATTATTTATTGTGTTATTAACGAATATTGCTAAAACTGTACActgctgagtccccttcagggtgagatagagtgggatagaaatatagtaaataaacaaacaaacaaacaaataaatattaacacTGTTTTCCCCCTTTGGTTTTTTTACTGATGTCCCACCAGCACAAGGACTCATGAAATGAAGAACCAAACATCCATCGAATTAACACGTAGCCTCAATTGCATTGCTAGAAAACTGTGGGCTGGCATCCTGTGAGTGAATAACGGGATGAATTAAGTCCAATTAATTAAACTAAATTGATTAAATTAAGTACATTGTAACCCATGTTTTGGGTCACTGCCGAATTCTGTTCCAATCATGCAACAACTAAAATTTCCTCAACCCCACCCTCTCCACATGGCAATCACCAAGATGTTCATTTCTGCATCTGTGGAGCATTGGGGAAACATCAGAGACGCATCCAGCTATCTTCCTTTAGCTAAATGCACACCTTTGAGATGTCTGGCAAGTCTCTGATGATCATATTAATTGTGTGCATTTAGCTAAAAGAAAATAGTTGGTCATATCTCTTATTAATCTGTCACCTTTACTAGCATGGAAACGACCATTATGGGAAAAGGTGGCTTTGCACACTGAGAAGGTGGCTTTTTGGGGAGCTGAACTGGGAAATGCATTCAATGTGCTGGAAAAACTCTCCTGAATCATGTGCAAAAACTTACCTGAATTAGCAGAATGGCTCTCCCCTCTACTGTTGTGAAAATGGGGTGAAGCTACATCACCTGCCAGAATGCCATCTTCTCCATGATGTTCCCACTCATCACTTGGAGACTGTGCATTCACCAAATCGGAATCCATCCGTGCATCTTGAAAATAGCCATTGGATTCATCTGTAGGTTCTGGAATGGATGCGTCGTCATCATCAGAAACAAGGACAAcacttagcttctcactcttctCCTGCCCCAGCCCCAGTTTTTGTGCTTCTCGATTCCTCCGATCTATGGAGAGGGAAACTTTGGATACCACAAGGCCCTTGTGCATGCACAGAAAACTGTTCAAGGCATCATAGAAGGGCAGGGCACGTTGACCACTCACAGAGGAATTATTTCCACAAACAATAGCCTTGTATCCTCGCCGAAGTTCTTTGGCACGTAAACGGCACTGCTTCATATCCCGGTCATAGCCATATTCTCGCATCCTATCAGAGATCCACTCATACTGAGCTTCATTGCGAAAATTTGTGGCCAGTGAGGCTTGGACTTGGTCATCACCCCAGATCTCAATAAATGTTCGGATTTCTTCATCAGGCCAGTAAGGATTTCGATGACGGACACTCTTCCTAGGAGCGAATGGCTGGATGTTCATATTCTCTGTTGGCAATTGCTGTTGGTCACGAAGCAATGACTTTGAACTTCTAGATGGAGGACGTTTTGTTGATGAAAAGAATCTGGATCGGAGGCTGTTCAGTTCTTCCAAGTTATTCTGTAGATTTCTTAAGAGGTCATCATTGCTTGCCATTCTTTTCTTAATGCTTTTGCTGCCAAAAAGAACAAACAATATAGAATCTCACAGGTACATTTTCCCTTTAAGCAGTTTTTCTAACCTCCATTGGGTTCTTTTCTAACTGGTCCTGATCACATTAACCAGGGATGAAAAATGTGTGAGCCTACAGATGTTACTGGGCCACAATTCCCACGATCCTTGTTTACTGCCTAGCACTAactggagctgcagtccaacactaTCTGCAAGTCTGTATGTTTCCCATATGCAAAATAAACAATTCAGTTTAGTTAGCAACACTGACTGGTTCACATATTCCGTATCCCTAGAAATGAGTGAACATCTTTTAAATGAAGTACCTTCTCAGTTGAATTTCTCTACTGAATCTATCAAAGAAAATTCCTCTCTGTGCATAAGCAAGTGTCTAATCTTCTTCTCTGTATGGCTAGTTGTGTGATAGATCTCCATCACTTATTCCCAGATGTGTAGTTACATAGGCCACTCTACCTCAAACGTCTATAATCCATACAGACATACTCAAAAGTACATACCACTGaatttgtttacatttatttGGGGTAATTCTCAAGGAGATAGCCATGCTGATCTCTTTTCACAATGGGAAAAAGAAGTATTTAGGAAGCATATTCAGGAATAGTCATATTGATTATACAGCAAAATACAtcacatcaaaatccaaaaaatccCCCCAAACCACTAGTTTTACTGGGCCAACTAATATGAACAAAATAAATCATGCAAgcctgttttgtggattttccaGCACATTTAAAACTAATAGATCGATTTTAGCAGGAGTGTTTATGCTTCCTCAGGTATTAGTAGGAAGCAGATATTGGTCATAAGCATTGCTTCACTAAAAGCCGATGTGGCTGTATTCCTGGGCAGAATGGAATAAGCATGCATAGGTCTATAGCCCTTGCAGTATTCTGTAAACTGGAAATAAAATAGAGGCATCTCATTTTGAGTATCAGAGTTCTGTGGAAGGTCCTGGATGTGATCATAAGAGCACTTACTTAGAAATAGGAATGGAATGGAGCCATAGGAAtgccataggaatggaacaacggaaatgataccgAATTGTGGgattgatgatgagacgacacggaatggctttgtagaatttggatgttttgatgagatgttttttgatagtgatgtattgtggattattttacactatgttttgcattttgcacctgtttcttttttctatgttgtacaccgcagtgagtcgccctaaagggctgagaattgcagtatataagcgaagtaaataaataaataaataaataaattagaaatacaatgggtccttggtatccactgggttttGGTTCCAAGATCTCTTGTGGATCCCAAAATCATTGCATGccccccttatataaaatgacatagTAAATTGTGTCTcttatatcaaatggcaaaaatcaagatttgcttttggaattaaaaaaaatcaagccatggatgattgaatctCTGGAtgtaaaatccatggatactggtAAATGCCAGTTGCATAACTATAATATGTATCCACatgtaaaaacacacaaaaatacacaaatgcTGCATTTCCAAGTCAAGgttcaataaacaaaaacagtttATAAAAACGAAGGTGTCAGTTACTGCAAACTTATTTTAGGTGAAAAAATGACATTATTAAAATTCTGtctagggaatttttaaaaaagtcttttttaaaaataacaataactgaTGAGGCATGTCTATGATCTACCTGTTACTGGTTAGGCTGAGGAATATGTGTTTCTCCAAACATATGTTTCTTGTAGCTCCCATCAGCCCTATCCAGTGATGAGATGATAGGAGTTGTGGCCCAACTGTATTTGGATGGATGATGTGGAAAATCACAAGACCAAATTGTTCTCCATATAACCTTCCTATAAATAGAAAGCCAGATGCAACAAGGCATTTTGTCCATCATTCTGCCCACAAATATGTGCCAATCTATGAGAAGGACCCCTGGtgacgcagcgggttaaaccgctgcacTTGCTAAtgaaaaggtcagtggtttgaatccggggagtggggtgacctcccactgttaagccagcttctgccaacctagcagtttgaaaacacacaaatatgAGTAGGTCAatgggtactgcttctgcggggaggtaacggtgctctatgcagttatgctggatacaagaccttggaggtatctacggacaacaccagctcttcggtttagaaatggagatgagtactaccccccagaattggacacaattagacttaatgtcaggggtaacctttaccttttataagaAGGGTAAGAAAGCAACTGCAGTTTTTTGTTTCTGCTCTTCAACAACTGATAGTGGATGGAGATATTGCCTACAGTGCAGGACGAGATGGTGGTGATGGGTTACAGAATCTCCCAATTTTGATTACAGTAGGACCTCTCTATTTTGGGGGTTAGAAGTATATGACCCCTGCAAAAATAGTGACTAATACAATAGTAGGACCTCTCTATTGTGGGGGTTAGACGTATATGACCCTTGCAAAAATAGTGACTAATACAATAGTAGGACCTCTCTATTGTGGGGGTTAGATGTATGTGACCCCTACAAAAATAGTGACTAATACAATAGTAGGACCTCTCTATTGTGGGGGTTAGATGTATATGACCCCTGCAAAAATAGTGACTAATACAATAGTAGGACCTCTCTATTGTGGGGGTTAGATGTATATGACCCCTGCAAAAATAGTGACTGATACAATAATTTTGCTACAGATTTCTAAGTCCTCCCAAATGACTCTATCATCAACTTATGCCagaaggacctaaagattcccagaaagaacatattaatcacatctgcaaaattgaagcccacaaatgtggagggccaactatataggTAGAGTGAAGAAATACTTCTTTTCCTCGCTCCTTAATATTgtgccctttaaaaaaaattagtgagaaaaataaacatataactCAACCAACAAAACAAAATCTACAAGTAAACACACACCATTGTAAAgcattaatatataattaatcaATATTGTGCCCTTTGTCTTTTGGGATCTTTTTCACATccccaaaatataataatataaaatataataattatcgctataataataataataataatcttttaactGCTGcctaaaaaaagaaggaaaagcgaTAGTAAAACCATAATAAACCAAGTCCCTAACAAGTACGCCTCCTTCCAAAGCAAGCACGCGTGGCTttcagggatgcatctacacagctgaattaatacagtttgacatctcCTGAAATGCTGTGGCTGGATGCAATGGAatacttgggagctgtagtttgttgaggcaccagcacactctGGCAGATTAAAGGCCaaggaccttgtcaaactacaactcccatggtgccATCCAAAACACCAGGCTGGTGacaccatagcattgaaccatggcaattaaagtaatgtcaaactgtgttagatttacagtgtagattcagtctCATTCTgaacaggagagagggaagatggCAGACTCTCCCCACTAAACTCCAGTTGCAGCTTCCAAAAGAAGATCTGTGGTttttagaaatgtcataaataaaagtATCTCTAAGGCTAACTCTGGGGTGCAGCCTGGTTTTTCCTGCcccctctctttcccccaaaAGTCCTCCCTCCCAACAAGGCGCCCACTCTCAGAGGCACCTTTGGGTGCTCTGCAAGGCCTCCGTAACCATGGCAACATCGACCAGCCTCCCCATCCTCTTCCTTAAAACCTTCCGCTTCTCCCCGACCCACACAGTCGCACACACTTACTTGCAAGTTCCCGGCTCGCTCGTGGGCAGGCAGGCCGGCTCCGATTGGACCGGCGGCTTGACGAGCGCGCCTCCCGCCCAATCAGGGGCCGCCTCCAGGAGGCAGGACGAAGCGGAGGAAGAAGGCGGGAGGGCAAGGGGAGCGAGCGCTCAATCAGGAAGGTGGGGAGGGGCAAGAGTCGAGCCGGTGAGTGACAGTCGGCACCACGAATCAGAGCGCCGGGAATGGAAAAGGGAGGGGTAGGGAGTTgatgagggagggggaggaaaaaagatGCAAAGAGGTTGAGCTTTAGGAAGGCTGGGCTCAACTATCCACTAGAATGGATGCACCACTTTATTTAGAAACTGGGTGCCTCATAGACTTACATTAGACACAATGCAGTCTAACTTGGGGCTTTTGAATATGAGATGGAAACACACATGTCATACACTCTTTATGTTTTGCGAGTTGTGgctcagctggttgggagtcagctgcattaaaatcactactgactaagaggtcatgaatttgaagccaacctgggtcagagtgagcttccggccatttgtccagcttgctgtcaacctttgcagcccaaaagacagttgcttctgtcaagtaggaaatttaggtaccgcttatgtggggagtcaaatttaattaatttacaattTGATAAAACTTTCTAGCAGGgtgcaaaaagaatgaggaagtactccattattgtcacaagtggatgttgaagtgacagctcccccggtggccggaattcaaaaagcataccctcatgaagctggaaagttaaatggcctctgtgtctctatatatgttgtgtgtctatggcattgaatgtttgccatgtatatgtgcattgtgatccgccctgagtcctctgtggggaatataaatgctataaataaataaataaagaaataagcaaTAATAAATTTTGCAAATGACAATGTTTGGGTGATTTGCTACCCTTGGAATATGTTTACTCCGTATGGTTTGTGAATGTAGGTGGACATGGGAAgaatttttagatttttttaaaggaggaaaaCCAACAAACAGAGGAGTAGAAAGCAATGTGTGCCCTGACAGTTGCCAACCTTTGAGTTAGCTGCACAACAGGCTAGCTaacaggaccagctaacacctcccaacaaaggattcccccaggcagcaaccagccaagctttggagctgcaaggccattaaatgctaatcaagatggccatttgcaacattcacacttgcctcaagcagacaagagttcttccacgctgtgtagtttccaacagacctctcaacctctgaggatgcctgctatagatgtgggcgaaatgccaggagataatgcttctggaacatggccatacaatctaaataactcacagcaacccagattacAAATAAGCATCAATTAAAATTGTGACATTTTAAATGAAACATTAAGTTCATTTTAGTGAATTTAGTCCACATATTTTTTTTAGTTATGTAAATTTCTACTTCAAACATGCATTACATCCAGAATGATTGGCTAGTAATTTGGTTATCAAAGCACATGTATAGTTTTCTATTGACTAAATAGGTGAATTTGGGGAAATACTGTACTATGTATGAAGGACAAATCTAGCATTGCATTAAGGTCGCATTAAACTAGCAACTGCAAAACAATATGGACTGTAAATATAagatagagccttctcagtggctgcttctAGACAGTGGACCTCTCTCCCACAAGAAGTCTGGTTAGTCCTCTCTAAGCTCTCCTTTCACTGACAGGTTATAAGCTGACTTTTATGTGACAAGGCACTGTATAGAGAGCTCCTTTTCTCCTAAAAGGTGGCAATACTTGCAGCAAATAAAGCTTTCCTCTCTGCATGCCTTGCGTCTGCAGATTCACGTCTGGCTGAGCTGTTTGAAGTGCTGAGAGGCTTGACCCAGGTTCCCTCCCCTCTGAACCCTTTCTAGAACCTTCAGTAGGCCACTGTGGTGCTTTTAATAACCATTTTGTTGATAAAATCTCTCGCATAAGAACTGTCTTAGATGTTGCCATTGGAGCAGAAGCCAACAACAAGGTGTCTAGTAACTCTGTGAttgggattacactggatcagtttcaattggtgaatacagttgatgtggacaagctgctgaGACAAATAAGGAGGGCAATctgctttcttgatccctgtccctcttggctggtcatccagggaggagatgcaatttaATCTCAAATATAAGAAATTATTAATGCATCCCTCATGGAGGGGGATTTTCCaccctgtttaaaagaagcagtagttagactgCTGCTAAaaaaagccctccctggatcccctggaccttaataatcccctggaccttaattagacagaccagtgtctaatCCCCTTTTTTGGGCAAGCTGATTGAGAAGGTAgttacaacaacaatattttattaTGGTCTAAAGACCCTTATTGTACCAtaggcagttgccctccaactccacgcggtcttggatgacacatacttccttgacccatttcaaaccagcttcagagcaggatgCAGAGTTGAGACCGCTGTGGTCACCTTTGTGGATGATATCCATCTCAACgacgacagggggagtgtgcccctgttggtgcttctagaccgctgagcagccttcgatactgtcAAACATGGTATCATTCTGGAATGCCTGGAGGGGTTAGGAATTGGAGGTATTGTGCTGCAATAGTTCCTGACGTACCTTTCAAACAAGTTCCAGATGGTGGTAGtcggggatagctgctcctctaAAAAGGAGCTGCTATATGGGATCCCACAAGGTGTTATTCTATCCCCGGTGCTCTTAATATTTCCATGAAGCTGCTtggagagatcatccataggcatggggcatatttgctgatgacacccaaatatatttctccatgccttccaaaacagcttcagctaaaCATAGTGTGTCTCCTTTGAATGAATgactggaggaggtaatgggctggatgaggaaaaactaCATTTGGAAGACATCTCTTCTGGTcagcctacccagacagttttgaATGTGAATTTAAACCCATGTTGTTTGATGTCTGTTTTGTGttctttaatatgtattttatagaaatgcagttttcatgtggatcttttatagaaatttgtatatttgtagaatgtttgcaatgttcgtgttttttgtgtgtgttgtaacccgccttgagcgtGGGGAAAGGCAGgtgagaaatataataataataataataaaaataataataataataaaactttcaaaaatgTAAGTCACCTTGGCAAGAGAAAAATCAGATagaaatggaataaataaaaatcagTGAATGCACACTCCAATTCCACTTTAGGAGTTTTAGTTATTCAGTGGGGAATAATTTACTGGAGGGTGAAGATTGTCCTTCAACATTCTTCA
Encoded here:
- the LOC132773217 gene encoding uncharacterized protein, with translation MASNDDLLRNLQNNLEELNSLRSRFFSSTKRPPSRSSKSLLRDQQQLPTENMNIQPFAPRKSVRHRNPYWPDEEIRTFIEIWGDDQVQASLATNFRNEAQYEWISDRMREYGYDRDMKQCRLRAKELRRGYKAIVCGNNSSVSGQRALPFYDALNSFLCMHKGLVVSKVSLSIDRRNREAQKLGLGQEKSEKLSVVLVSDDDDASIPEPTDESNGYFQDARMDSDLVNAQSPSDEWEHHGEDGILAGDVASPHFHNSRGESHSANSGPSSSFPRGTLNDADSMSNHWSRKQRKQAEATSDIVDAISQVGDRLVNALSNLHSKHKETSELAQTRESNDHKKEFAVLASHVDQATKNIDKLVSLMETSTRRIADAMDRQTAALENLAQLFATRVPALSAPLVSQEHPTLSSPSTSVLLPSLPTGLHNSLNSLAPCHSGDPKPSGSSAHSEAEECQPQAKKIKKEED